Sequence from the Ziziphus jujuba cultivar Dongzao chromosome 9, ASM3175591v1 genome:
cctttttcttttttctttttttgggacctagagtgaaaattttgaaaagtagATTTTTAAGAtctataaaagaattaaaaaaaaatgattttatgcTATATTATATACTTGTTAATCACTGGACTCAGATTGGAGCTGAAAAATTAAGCTTTGAAGTTCTAGCAGAAAATAACAAAGACAAGAAATTGTTCGATTAACGAATTTATCAAACACAAATTTAAAGATTAAAGATCAATTAAATTACAGAGAAGAATAGACTTTGGATATTATGTTTAtccataaaattcaatttaaatattttctcatgTCCTTGGATTTAGTCAGTACGCTCTTCGAATTTACAAGTACTCAAACTAACCTCCTCGACTCACCGATTTAACTCGGCATGACTCGGTCAAAAAGTAAAGCCTATATTTTAACCCAACCccagagaacaaaaataataataataataataaaattaaaaaaaaaaatgaaaaacctaAAAGGTTGCTCcgaaatatttaaattagttaattaatacagaaataaattcaaaaaaaaaaaaaatagttagtcCTCGTTGTTGGAAACTCAGCTGAGTCATCCATCGTAACTCGACTCAATCCGAGTCGGAGCGGAAGAAAGTtgctttttgaacttttttaaaaaacggATTCATCAGCCAGCCCATGTAGCAACGGTCGAGATTCGCCCAAGAGTTCGAGCTTACTTCGGCTGTCCACGTGGCAACGTCTCTGGAAGTCCTCGAGGCTGAGGAACCGACCCGAGCTAGAACCCGGTTCGGATCGGGAAACGACGCGTAATACCTCCTCGAAGAACGACTCGTCGCAGGGGATCGCAAGGGGACCGTGGTTGGTGAAGCCGTACTCTTCCTCGGCTTGCAACAGAAGCTTCTTAAACATCGGGTGATTCAGGTACGTCGCCCGCACGATAAACCTCCTGCAACTGCTGCCGACGCAGACAGCCACGTGTCCTGCCGGTACATCGGACGGCGCTGGTCTAGCCGCCGCTATTCGAGCCTTCCTGCGCCACCTCTGTAGCATTTGGCGGATTCTCACAATGTTCCGAATCTTATTGCATCTTCCCGAcgccattttttttccttttcccggAAAGTGACGGAAAAtcgagaaaataaaaataggtgAGAATGGGTTTTTGAGAGTTTTGAGTGAGAGTGTTCGGTTGGAGCGTGGAGGGTCTTATAAAGTAAATAAGGTTGATCGTGTTACGAAAATACCCTCACAGTTGGAGATAACTACCAGATTATGTTTGTTGTTGAAGAAGTCGTCAGGGCCATGTGATGGGTATACCTTTTTCCACAGCATGGACATTTAGACATGGCTCGTTACTTTATTACTTCCTTGATAAAtgtgcaaactttttttttaattattatttatttctctaatatttaaattgggttttagataaattttacattttagttgttgaaaatttgagatgggtatttttttgtgttttttttttcttttaataaaaattaaaaattaacacaTGATGAGGTGGTCCCCAGTAGAGTACAATAAtgtttttagtaataaaaattagGAAAGTTTCGGAGCTTGAGATTGGCTCCACATTGTTGACTGACCAACAAACAGACTATGTTGATTAAGATTTTATTCTGcataaaatttaatagaaagCTTCGTGATTTCAGTTATGTCTTCCAACtgacaaaaaaaccaaaaggggagagagagagagagaggttggTGGTAGTGTTATATGGGTTTGTGCatgtattttgattaaagaaagagtattattataaataagatCAGTCATACAGCATGCAATTGTTGGAAATTTGTAGCAAAAGGGAAAAACATTTGCATTATTTaccttatataattattttatttccttaataGGGGACCTACTCCATGCTGGTTTTGCTGCAAGCTTATCTAATGCTCACTTCAGAAAGCAAAGCATAATCACATCTTGCAATACTTGATGATAATATTGCTCTTCATTGATTTATATTATGagaaatatatgaatgaaaatgtctaatatttcaattaattttgagCACCACCCACATATTATTCTTAAGATCTTAATTAATGTCATTTTGCTCTACAACATCCTTGATTTAATTTGACATTAATTTTAAGGACAGTATAACTCTTCctcaatgtattaaaatttgattatatgGTTCGATTTGATTCTATTTGTCTTAGCAACTCAAAACCTCACATGGTCTCTCAAAACTTAATTATAAACTTATCTACTTATATTCTCACATCCTTAGCTATATCTTCTCCactggtttattattattttttatttttatttttaataaatctcACATTGACAACCCAAAGCCAATCAAAGGTAGAAAATGAAGTGCATGCTAATaattttgcttaaaaatttcaataactTATGTACGATGCCCCTTCTGCAAATTCACTAATGTGCCGAATTTATTTCTTTAGTAATATACTAATCAAACTGGTAGATAAATGTGCAGTttaagtgtttgatgaaattatAAAGATTTTGATTTCAGTTTCTGCCAACTTTGAGCCTGACATGGTGATTCTATAGTGTTTCATACTGACCAACAAGCAAATCACTCTGTGCTCAGTAAGATATTCGGGCAAAACAAaaggattaataaaaaatatttgaccaCTTGTGGCAGTGTCTGCATTAACAATGTCCATCATCTATCAAATATATGTTTACGCATACCTAGAGctctataaattataatatacttTAATGCATGTACAACAAATTGTTATGGAATTAAttagcaaaaaattaaaaattatgttgAGGAAAGAGAACCTAGTTTCATAGAGTTTGAAAATCTTACCTTATATTATGATCCATGCATGAGGTTAATAATTcagctttttttttggggtcaatgcAATTAATATTCTACTACTACTTAATTCTTCCATGTTCACCACTAGTGTCTAGTCTAGTAGTGGTTTCTGCTTTGGGTAGTTTGGACTTTGCTTATTCATGGAGGAAGCTTAGCAATATGTAATTGTTTGGTAATAAATAGCTGAAGTGACAAGTCCTTTGATTGCGGAGTCTTTCAAGCAAGAGTTTTACTCtttaactataattataaatatatatatatatatatatatagtagtctTTCGATGGACTAGTGTACCATTTTTTAGGTTTTAATGGCAAgccaattaataaaatatatatgctcTACTATTTCTTTAATACGATACATAAACCATACACCGTAGTTCacaaaaaactttatatatatacaacccttatttttcataatatatatatatcatatataattaatttaaagccACTGTGCCACAAGAATTAAATGTCTAAAGCTTGAACCTGCGGAATATTTCCATCTTCAATTACGAGAATTTTTGTTGACAAGGTGCATCCTCAGtttcttccttctcctttctttctttttttttttttttttttttttttttttcggttgtcATTAGATTAATATGATTAGATTTGATACTATTTGTCTATGCAACTCAGAAATCCACATGgccttaaaattctaaaatttttttctccacTTAACACTTCGTTTTAGTTACCAGTCGaggccaaaaagaaaataataataactgtatgttgatgatgattaacactgtttagaaaaaaaaaaatgagaagaagaagagagctaGAGAGAAAAGAAACTTTACTGAACTGATCTTCCATTGTGCCCAGCAGAAAGCAGAATACTGATCATTACTTAAGTATAAGAGAAACTTGGGACATTAATTTCCAtcttatatatcaaaattttttgatagaaaacaaatattatttttgactaTGGTTAGCTTAGCAAATAATCTTGTTTTTAAATGCAAGGCTGCAAATTAATGTTTGATTGATCTGATGCCGATCCATCCAACAAGCTCATCAACTACAATAATGATAATCTTGAAAGGGTGAAAAAGACAgaaacaatttctttttatcctttttGGGTGTTTTCCAAACCCCATGATCTCTTGTCTCCAAGTATATCTTTTTTAAACACTGTAATACggattaaaatacaaataattgaaGATTTAGGGAATATATGCTGGGACCTGCTTTTTATGGACTGATTAGAAGGCAGGGTTAATATTAGATCTAATTAATGATACTTTTGGAACTCGAACTTGCATTTAAATCgttcaaataatttattgataactgaaaaaaaatatatatataaatataatacaataagaaaaaaaagggtctCCAACTGAAGCAGTGATATGTTAATGTAATTAGCAAGCAAAGCATCTTTGATTTGGTCAATTTATAAGGGCACATCAAATCCTTTGCCTAGATGCCTGTTAACGCTCTTTCTCCACCTTATTCTTGTAATTATGGCACTTAACCACTTCACAACTCAAAACtgtaatgaaaatttaatatattttaaatgttaacgaaaatttaatgttttctaatattattatatacttatttctttatttattatattatattttatacactTTTATTTCTTAATGAAACAATTTTAGAGACGAAAGAGGCGGGTAGATGGGCTTCACCTACAAAGCTTTTGATTTGTTTCTCAATAACAATTGGGCCCTCCCCCACAAGACAATGACGCATTCAGGCCTGGTAAAGTCAGTTGATACGTTACTCACTCTTGGGATAGTCCAAGTGTTTGGTGGTTCGATATACAGCACAAACCAATCACATACGACCCTATCGATAAAATTCTGttcacaaatttaaaatttatataaaattaatcaataatcatTGTTTATTCCATTCCTTCAAACAAATACACCCTAAGCTAAATATAAAATTGCCCTTTAAAAAAGGCACATAAGCCAAACTCATGTCAAAATGGGGTAACTCGTACCCACCAGAAGAGCTAAAATTGGATGAAGGTCATTAACAACATATTCTTAGGTAACCATCTTCTGTTCCAACAAGAAACAATCTTGAGTAGGGTAAAATAGTAATACTACATAACACTGACATGTTCCTTGTCCCCTGATCTGCCATGTACAGTTTTTGAGGAATAACCTGATTCTGACCACCCTGCAACATAACCATGTTTTCTTTCAGCAGACTAAATATTTCCACAGTAAGATAGAAATCAATTAATAGAACTGAAACATTCATCCATTAGAAATATGAAGAATGACAACATAATAACAAAACATGCTACTTATAAAACCTATGAATGTTATTTGGGTGGTGTTCGAGTATCTAGTTTACAACGGATGCCAATCTAACTCTGTAAGAATTTTCGGCCATATTCAACAAACTTAATTCCAACACATGTATTCTAAAACACAAGCAATCAGTGGACAAACAGTAAGGGTCGCAACTCGCCCTTAGAACATAACAAACTGGTGATACACCAAtatgttttataaaatattcctatcaaaaaaaatatatgtctaATAAATGGCTCATTGACCATGCAATGAGGAGGCATGTCATTCATAATCGCAGGACCAATGTATTGACAAATGagtatgatttttctatttctatttttattttttgtcattgaAAAAAGACCATGAGTCAATTCAAATGTAACATGCAAAGCAATTCCCACAATTGCTGACCAActtcttttcttaaaaaaagaaaaaaagaaaaaaaaaagaagataaagaagTATACTGTTGATTACGTACTTCATCAGAAGATTGAGATAAAGAAGAAAGTCCAATCTTATTTCTGGAAATTGAAATGATGTCTTGGCCCCAGATGGAGAAACTAGATACACCATCTGTATGTCCTTTGAATATTGTGGGCTGAGGTGGGAAATTCCTGTATAGAAAATAGTAGCCGGATAAGATTTAAGATTCACCACAGTATTATCAAAGAATCATACCATCAAATTAGTATGCAATTTGTTAATAACTAATTATCATTATAGAATTTCTGCATTACCTTCTCAGGTCCCAAATTCGTAAAGTCCTATCAAGAGAACTTGAAACCAGCAAATAGTCCTCGGGTGCAGCCAACTGCAGACAAAAGGGGTTAACACAAGTTCAATTCAAATTAAATGGATTTATCTGTAGGATTTTTAACATACTTTTGTCACGTATCCATCATGAGCCCGCCAAGAGGTGATGACATTTCCACTCCTTGCATCAAATAACCTACAATGACCTGTGCTTAGTCCAGCTGCAATCCAAGATGGCGAAGTAGAAGCTCCACCAGCTTGCATTTTGTCAGACCCACAAGAGCACATGGCAGAGACAAGAGAAGGAAAACTAGATTCCATGGTTTCCCCCCTCCACAAATGAAGCTTTTGACCTTGCGCAACATCAATGAACCTGAAacataaagttaaaattaaaacctGACCTGCATCAGAAAGTTTTTTATTCAGTAAGCTTATAAAGGAATCCTCCATCCAAAAGTACTTATCAACCTGAGAGAACCATTTCCAGTGCCAGCAATGAGCTTTTCAACAAATTCAATCTGATGCATACAAGTATACAAGCTCCCATCAAATGCATTATTCAACAATCCACCAGACAATGTATTGGAATTCAGCATATTAGCCTCATCAGTGTTAAACTTCAAGGCAGAAGCTAGGGGACTTGCATGATATGAAGGATCCATTGATGGTTCAGTAAACAAAGATAATAGTTTCCCAGTTCTGCTATTCCATACATGTATTGTACCATCACAAGACGCTACTCTTCCAGTAGATGACAGGACACAAACGTCATTCACGACCTATAGTTGCAAAAGTAACTTAGATATGCACGACCATAATTATTAACCAAGAAAGATGAGATCtgcaaaagggaaagaaaagaaaactatgCTTGAAAAAGGCACCCAGCACCTCAAAATTCTGGAGGCACAGGCACAATCTATTAACTGTGATTgatacaaattacaaattatgaaGCATAGAAGGATTAATTATAAGCACAAGAAAATAGAAGCAAACCTCCTCATGACCACAGTAGCTGGAGACAGCATTAATTCTTGTCAGTTCCCATTTCTGAACAGTTCCTTTAAACCCTGGACCAGCTCCAGCAGTAAAAACCATACACTCATCTTGACAGAAGGCTAAAGATCTTACAGCCCCCTGATGTGCACGGACTGAGTATAAAACAGATACTCTGATCTTCCATGGATGTTCATCCTTTGGACCCCCAACACGCCCAAGGAAATCAGGTCCATCCCAGCTAGCAGCAGCACTAGGGAACCAAAACCAAGGCTCAAACTTCATGTAGTTTGATTGTACTGTATGCATATCAACTGGACTGCGATGAATATCATAAATCTTTCTCTGAggcatcaagtttttggcaccTCTACTCCCTTGTGACTGTGGAATTGACCATCCTACCCCATTAAGCAACATCTTAGCAGGATGGTATTCAGGAGTTGAGCCCTTGCCAAATATAAGCTTTTTAGTGATTGTGCTTTCTGAACCACTTCGAGATGATTCTCCTGTATGTTCCCACTGAATCATGACAGGTTCAGAAACATGAAGTGCAAAACATGTGTATCTGTGCATATGAGAGagagcacacacacacacaaaaaaaatctttttatagTAACGATGCTTGAAAGCACCAAGGCAGCATACCTTCCAGTTATGATATCGCAGAAGATATTGCTCAAGTAACAACCATGTTGCACAACATTGACGAAGCTTCTCTATCCCAAGAAGAGATGCAAAAGAAGGATACAGAAGTAACCTGCAAATATAATAGTTCACATCATGTTAAAGGAGGacaagaatatatatacatacatgaacaaaaacacaaaaactttAGAAGCTCTATTTTAGACTACAAATTCAAAAATGCAGTGTCAATTAAGATTAGCACTCACACAAGTTCTATACGCCTTTCAATTACAGCCTTGCCATCATTTTTGGGTTTGGAAACTCTTGAGCTATTGCTAGAGGGAGAAGACCCATAAGTAGTTTCCTGTGAGAAAGCAAGCTCATCAAATAGTTCTTTCAGCTGCGGTAGGACATGCAATGCTGTCAATTCTGGTCCAATCCGCTGACAAATGGCCAGCAGGGTGGTAGCAGCAGCCTAATCAACACAggcatcattattattattttttgatacaaCAATTTATGGATAATAAGATGATATTATTTAAGAACAGgcattacttttttttcttaaataagtGGACAGATATGAAACTAATCTTTGCAAGTAATAATCAATTATTTCTTGATGATTTCAATTCATCCATCAAGATGATTATACGAGGACAGACAACAAAACAAGATGCTTAAATAACCTAAAAAACTAAAGCAGAAAGAATAATACAGAAACAGGAAGACCTGTAGTACTCCAATCTCCAAGGTCGTCTGCATAAGAACCAAAACATGTAGGCAACGCTGATTCTGCATATCATAAGCAAATGCTCTGTCATTTTCAAaaaacattacacaattttaaaattaaagcgAGTTCATAGTCAAATCCATACTTCAATTAGCTGTTTTACAACCACCTCCTTTGGCAAGAATACAACTAAGCCATCTGTTGCCATCAAACAATCAACAACAGCTAAAGCACTCCAGCTCTGCACAGGCTCAGGCTTTTTCATATGTGAAGTACCAATACAGGAATAAACAACATGTTTTAGCAGTGGTAACATCTGCCTTACAATAAAGGTCTCCCCTAAAAGACCACCTGGCATGTCAAACCAAAAAAAGTAGCTTAACAGAACATGTTTATATCAGGAAACATTAGAGCATAACAAATGAACTTGTAATACCAATTCTAATCAGCACATCAATTCCATCTGTACTGAGTCCTTTCCCAAAGCACTGAATAAGAGGCAAGATTGTCTGGGTTTAATCTTGATGGTTAGTATTTTATAAGTTGTAATCCCACCAAAGTATGTGTGTGATAAACAGACACAATGAAAATCTAAACATAAATGAAGACTGCGATCTGATAATATTGATAATGCTAGGGTCAGACAAACCTGATGAACGGTAATAGGAACCCCAAGCTCTTCACTGGATCCAATCAGCAGCACAGAAGCAGCAGCTGCTGAACTCTTATGAGCAGCTGAATTTAAGTTTGATATGACCAAAGGGTGTAGCATTTCTAGATATGCAAGTTTACCAACGTGATTCCATATCTCTTGTACAAAGGAGTCTTGTAAAAGAGAAACCTTCAAGTGTGAATAACCTGGCATCTGAAATAAATGTCTCTATTAATATGAAGTTGACCAAGAAAGATCCATACATaagtaacaaatatataaatatgaaaatgtcaTAACTGGCCTGCAAAATCTTTTGGATGGTAGGAAATATTACTGTCTTCACTGCTTTTGGGTTTAAACTTTTGATGAATTCTTTCAACAGTGTATAAGCCCATTCAGATTCGAGATCTGACAAAGGAGTCACTACAAGCGATAAACAATAAGGAGCACACATTTCAGCTGCTAATGTTCCCATTGACTTAAGGGCTCCTCGCATTGCAAAACTTGCTGCATACCGAAGACGAGATCCATCTTTGGCTAGAAGCTGCAGTGGGGCAAGAAACAAGTATGATGCCTTCACTGTTGCAGGAAAATAAGGGGATTCCAAAAGACATTTGGCTGATGGCCTCCTATATATTTATTGAGAGACAGAATAGAAAGAGAGAAGCTTCAGTAACACACGGTAAGATAAATGCCTATCTTACCCACCCACTCCAACCCAATCAAATGTTGGGAAGTATTTCAAATTACTTTCAATCTACAATAACATAGTGCATGGAGCACAAACAGCATAAAAGAGTGATAACCAATACCTTTTCCAATCCTTCTCAATGCATGCTTCTACAATTACGCTAGTTTGAGGTGGAAGTTCCTGCATCAATCCAGGTAAGATGCCACCTTCCAGGTACATGGCCATTGAGgttgaatcaaagagtggcctTCTCAAATGAAGTTCTGCTATAATACAGCCAACAGAGAAAATGTCATTCGCAATATCTGCAGAAAATCTCATTGAACAAGATGATTTCTGCCTCCAAAGCATTAACTCTTGATATCCCATGGAACCTTCATCCCCGACCTCAACAGACTCAAGAAGATAACTCAGATCAATATGAAATGGTGCTCTATAGTGTTTTCCAAGATCAGATGGTTGTGATATGCATTTCCTATAACTCTCCTTTGGAGGCTCTTCTACAGTAGAATTATTCATCACAAAATACTTTGAATGGTTGCCATAAACAGAATTTAAATGCCTAGCATGTTCTGAAAAGGCAGATGCTTCTTCTAATGCTTGTAAATATGCAGTTTCCAAAAGGAGGGAACACTCACTCCCTACTTCATTCTCAATGAATTGATGCTCAGCCGATTCTTTGGTACCATTACTTGTTTTCGTGATTGAAACTCGGCGCATGGGGTGTGGACGAGTAAAGAGCTGACGGCGTCCTACTGACCTTGGGATCATGAGTTCTGATGAAGGAAGCATAACATTCTTGGCAGCAACAGCTGCCTGGCCAGACATCTTGTACCCAAATGTGATATCAATCCAATGATGTAGCTGGCACGAGACACGATCACTTTCCAAAGCCTCACGatgcaattttataaaattctcaGGAGAACCAGCCCAT
This genomic interval carries:
- the LOC107426746 gene encoding protein GFS12 isoform X4; the protein is MAELTCFDCLQRRIQSDFSDRLVFSYGLSDSALPLASTAVVRMSNTIGEASALQFLLAYLPSHNHCCLANYVNEYISKLEDVEGCETTEDQAEVSHKNASLNYSDRLSNGIHYGSGGFSCARTITALAPIAHVSISSYSTVEEVVSNFSSGSLEDHVLCSLCLLIEGKASGRDGHNFLTLVGVPSFEETHIPGSLRHPNIAPVLAILKTDSYVNILLPKPPYTLENILHYSPNALSSEWRINFLVYQLLSALAYMHGLGVAHGNICPSTVMLTESWWTWLNIPDKSGLGSSLSSTGGKCTSPAPVKLGCGMEDCSSQGLYADLNLSTSIDWHCGFNQWWRGELSNFEYLLILNRLAGRRWGDHTFHSVLPWVIDFSTKPDVNSDAGWRDLCKSKWRLAKGDEQLDFTYSTSEIPHHVSDECLSELAVCSYKARRLPLSVLRMAVRSVYEPNEYPSTMQRLYQWTPDECIPEFYCDPHIFSSLNSGMTDLAVPSWAGSPENFIKLHREALESDRVSCQLHHWIDITFGYKMSGQAAVAAKNVMLPSSELMIPRSVGRRQLFTRPHPMRRVSITKTSNGTKESAEHQFIENEVGSECSLLLETAYLQALEEASAFSEHARHLNSVYGNHSKYFVMNNSTVEEPPKESYRKCISQPSDLGKHYRAPFHIDLSYLLESVEVGDEGSMGYQELMLWRQKSSCSMRFSADIANDIFSVGCIIAELHLRRPLFDSTSMAMYLEGGILPGLMQELPPQTSVIVEACIEKDWKRRPSAKCLLESPYFPATVKASYLFLAPLQLLAKDGSRLRYAASFAMRGALKSMGTLAAEMCAPYCLSLVVTPLSDLESEWAYTLLKEFIKSLNPKAVKTVIFPTIQKILQMPGYSHLKVSLLQDSFVQEIWNHVGKLAYLEMLHPLVISNLNSAAHKSSAAAASVLLIGSSEELGVPITVHQTILPLIQCFGKGLSTDGIDVLIRIGGLLGETFIVRQMLPLLKHVVYSCIGTSHMKKPEPVQSWSALAVVDCLMATDGLVVFLPKEVVVKQLIENQRCLHVLVLMQTTLEIGVLQAAATTLLAICQRIGPELTALHVLPQLKELFDELAFSQETTYGSSPSSNSSRVSKPKNDGKAVIERRIELVLLLYPSFASLLGIEKLRQCCATWLLLEQYLLRYHNWKWEHTGESSRSGSESTITKKLIFGKGSTPEYHPAKMLLNGVGWSIPQSQGSRGAKNLMPQRKIYDIHRSPVDMHTVQSNYMKFEPWFWFPSAAASWDGPDFLGRVGGPKDEHPWKIRVSVLYSVRAHQGAVRSLAFCQDECMVFTAGAGPGFKGTVQKWELTRINAVSSYCGHEEISSFLVNNYGRAYLSYFCNYRS